One region of Zingiber officinale cultivar Zhangliang chromosome 7B, Zo_v1.1, whole genome shotgun sequence genomic DNA includes:
- the LOC122005951 gene encoding receptor-like protein 32 isoform X2, translating to MATAATLNLLLYLFWISLLFFSGSLQLCIEKERKALLSVRSGFPDVDSWLSPWKGDKCCSWEGVGCNNITGHVIKLDLSIPYALSNTSQVHPSLFHLKHLKYLDIAKNDLSSHQIPGSIGSLTQLQHLDLTFCGFGGKIPYELGNLSNMQSLFLSGNHIEGVIPKSIGNLSKMSDLDLSYNRIVGGLPEAIGNLTALQNLALSGNQIKGKIPDSIGNLLQLENFSVSGNNINGSIPEALGSLCNLSRIDLYDNSITGRVVEFFEQLSRCRTNKTLSLDFNNNQFNGPFPSYVERLQRLTHLDLSSNQLSGSVPTSLGKLSALEFLSLSSNYLVGDITEAHFVNLTNLINMDISDNNLSVKVSQDWLPSFQAEVILMGSCNLGPRFPPWLWNQTSLYALKLSDNGISDAFPDWFWNLCTSYLELDVSHNHMRGMLPRSLECFKDLAFFNLSYNNFEGFIPRMQSLILDLSYNSFSGPIPESKFGGFLLLYMSLSNNRLNGSIPTSICTNGNLLVVDLANNDLSGAIPDCWSNTSRAEIIDISNNNLSGSIPKTFGLLARLQSLHMNNNSLSGTIPSTLQHCNQLVVIDLSSNKLSGAIPNWFGRRLSTLRVLSLRVNNFTGAIPPQLSLNPSLQVLDLAHNNLFGSLPSSLGLFGSMMARQNKSKSSPLYDGHFYYKESLIITAKDSELQFTTLLSIVTSIDLSNNNISGDIPREIANLQGLHFLNLSSNYLSGSIPDEIGHMVQLESLDLSKNNLSATNLHQLVLHRQP from the exons ATGGCTACTGCTGCTACACTCAACCTTCTTCTTTATCTCTTTTGGATTTCTCTCTTATTTTTCTCTGGATCTTTGCAACTGTGCatagagaaggagaggaaggctCTGCTGAGCGTGAGAAGTGGCTTCCCTGATGTCGATAGCTGGCTATCTCCATGGAAGGGCGATAAGTGCTGCAGTTGGGAAGGTGTAGGATGCAATAACATCACAGGTCATGTTATCAAACTTGACCTCTCTATTCCTTACGCTCTTTCCAATACAAGCCAGGTGCATCCTTCGTTGTTTCATTTGAAGCATTTGAAGTATTTAGATATAGCTAAGAACGACTTATCGAGCCATCAAATTCCTGGCTCGATTGGATCTTTAACTCAATTGCAGCACTTGGACCTTACGTTCTGTGGTTTCGGAGGAAAAATTCCCTACGAACTTGGCAATCTCTCCAACATGCAAAGCTTGTTCCTCAGTGGCAACCACATCGAAGGTGTAATACCAAAAAGCATAGGAAACTTGAGTAAAATGTCAGATCTGGACCTTTCTTATAATAGAATTGTTGGAGGCTTACCAGAGGCTATCGGGAACCTAACTGCATTGCAGAATCTGGCCTTATCAGGTAATCAGATTAAGGGAAAGATACCAGATTCAATTGGAAATCTCCTCCAGTTAGAAAATTTCAGTGTCTCTGGTAACAACATAAATGGATCGATTCCTGAGGCCTTGGGAAGTCTATGCAACTTGAGTAGAATCGATCTCTATGATAACAGTATAACAGGGAGAgttgttgaattctttgaacaACTATCAAGATGCAGAACAAACAAAACTCTTTCCCTTGACTTTAATAATAATCAGTTTAATGGTCCTTTTCCGAGTTATGTTGAGAGGCTTCAAAGATTAACTCATCTTGACCTTAGTTCCAATCAACTGAGTGGCTCAGTTCCAACATCCTTGGGGAAATTGTCTGCATTAGAGTTCTTAAGTCTATCTTCGAACTACTTGGTCGGAGACATCACAGAAGCACACTTTGTCAATCTCACAAATTTAATTAACATGGATATATCTGACAACAACTTGTCAGTCAAAGTGAGCCAAGATTGGCTTCCTTCATTTCAAGCAGAAGTAATTCTAATGGGCTCTTGCAACTTGGGACCCAGATTTCCTCCATGGTTGTGGAACCAAACCAGTTTATATGCCCTAAAGCTATCGGATAATGGAATATCAGATGCCTTTCCTGATTGGTTTTGGAACTTGTGCACATCGTActtggagctagatgtttctCACAATCATATGAGAGGGATGTTGCCACGCTCTTTAGAATGCTTCAAGGATTTAGCTTTTTTTAATTTGAGTTACAACAACTTTGAAGGCTTCATACCAAGAATGCAATCTTTAATTTTGGACCTTTCTTACAATTCATTCTCTGGACCAATTCCTGAAAGCAAATTTGGTGGGTTTCTGCTTCTCTATATGTCTTTGTCCAATAACAGATTGAATGGCAGCATTCCAACTTCCATTTGTACAAATGGAAACTTGCTAGTTGTGGACCTTGCTAATAATGATTTATCTGGCGCAATCCCAGATTGTTGGAGTAATACATCAAGAGCAGAGATCATTGACATCTCCAACAACAATTTATCTGGCAGCATCCCCAAAACATTTGGGCTTTTAGCCAGACTACAATCACTGCACATGAATAATAATAGTTTATCTGGTACAATTCCCTCAACTTTACAACACTGCAATCAACTTGTAGTTATTGACTTGAGTTCGAATAAATTGTCTGGAGCTATACCTAATTGGTTTGGAAGGAGACTATCAACATTGCGAGTTCTTTCTCTTAGGGTAAATAATTTCACTGGTGCAATTCCACCACAGCTCTCTCTGAACCCATCCCTCCAAGTGCTAGACCTGGCTCACAATAATCTTTTTGGCTCTTTGCCTTCAAGTTTGGGCTTGTTTGGCTCCATGATGGCAAGACAGAACAAAAGTAAATCTTCTCCATTATATGATGGTCATTTTTATTACAAAGAGAGTCTTATTATAACTGCTAAGGATTCAGAACTCCAGTTCACCACTTTGCTTTCAATTGTCACCAGCATTGATCTCTCAAACAATAATATCTCAGGTGACATTCCTAGAGAGATCGCAAACCTCCAAGGCCTTCACTTCCTCAACTTGTCTTCAAATTATTTATCAGGAAGCATACCAGATGAGATTGGTCACATGGTTCAACTAGAATCACTTGATCTTTCAAAGAATAACTTATCGG CTACAAaccttcaccaacttgtcctacaTCGGCAACCCTGA
- the LOC122005951 gene encoding receptor-like protein EIX2 isoform X1, whose protein sequence is MATAATLNLLLYLFWISLLFFSGSLQLCIEKERKALLSVRSGFPDVDSWLSPWKGDKCCSWEGVGCNNITGHVIKLDLSIPYALSNTSQVHPSLFHLKHLKYLDIAKNDLSSHQIPGSIGSLTQLQHLDLTFCGFGGKIPYELGNLSNMQSLFLSGNHIEGVIPKSIGNLSKMSDLDLSYNRIVGGLPEAIGNLTALQNLALSGNQIKGKIPDSIGNLLQLENFSVSGNNINGSIPEALGSLCNLSRIDLYDNSITGRVVEFFEQLSRCRTNKTLSLDFNNNQFNGPFPSYVERLQRLTHLDLSSNQLSGSVPTSLGKLSALEFLSLSSNYLVGDITEAHFVNLTNLINMDISDNNLSVKVSQDWLPSFQAEVILMGSCNLGPRFPPWLWNQTSLYALKLSDNGISDAFPDWFWNLCTSYLELDVSHNHMRGMLPRSLECFKDLAFFNLSYNNFEGFIPRMQSLILDLSYNSFSGPIPESKFGGFLLLYMSLSNNRLNGSIPTSICTNGNLLVVDLANNDLSGAIPDCWSNTSRAEIIDISNNNLSGSIPKTFGLLARLQSLHMNNNSLSGTIPSTLQHCNQLVVIDLSSNKLSGAIPNWFGRRLSTLRVLSLRVNNFTGAIPPQLSLNPSLQVLDLAHNNLFGSLPSSLGLFGSMMARQNKSKSSPLYDGHFYYKESLIITAKDSELQFTTLLSIVTSIDLSNNNISGDIPREIANLQGLHFLNLSSNYLSGSIPDEIGHMVQLESLDLSKNNLSGRIPLNISTLNFLSILNLSYNNLIGKIPTGNQLQTFTNLSYIGNPELCGEPLQTRCPGDNPTIDDGVIDEEDMHKDDEHGGIWYFIGFAPGFVFGFWGFMGAIMIKRSTRIKYIIFIDRICSWFM, encoded by the coding sequence ATGGCTACTGCTGCTACACTCAACCTTCTTCTTTATCTCTTTTGGATTTCTCTCTTATTTTTCTCTGGATCTTTGCAACTGTGCatagagaaggagaggaaggctCTGCTGAGCGTGAGAAGTGGCTTCCCTGATGTCGATAGCTGGCTATCTCCATGGAAGGGCGATAAGTGCTGCAGTTGGGAAGGTGTAGGATGCAATAACATCACAGGTCATGTTATCAAACTTGACCTCTCTATTCCTTACGCTCTTTCCAATACAAGCCAGGTGCATCCTTCGTTGTTTCATTTGAAGCATTTGAAGTATTTAGATATAGCTAAGAACGACTTATCGAGCCATCAAATTCCTGGCTCGATTGGATCTTTAACTCAATTGCAGCACTTGGACCTTACGTTCTGTGGTTTCGGAGGAAAAATTCCCTACGAACTTGGCAATCTCTCCAACATGCAAAGCTTGTTCCTCAGTGGCAACCACATCGAAGGTGTAATACCAAAAAGCATAGGAAACTTGAGTAAAATGTCAGATCTGGACCTTTCTTATAATAGAATTGTTGGAGGCTTACCAGAGGCTATCGGGAACCTAACTGCATTGCAGAATCTGGCCTTATCAGGTAATCAGATTAAGGGAAAGATACCAGATTCAATTGGAAATCTCCTCCAGTTAGAAAATTTCAGTGTCTCTGGTAACAACATAAATGGATCGATTCCTGAGGCCTTGGGAAGTCTATGCAACTTGAGTAGAATCGATCTCTATGATAACAGTATAACAGGGAGAgttgttgaattctttgaacaACTATCAAGATGCAGAACAAACAAAACTCTTTCCCTTGACTTTAATAATAATCAGTTTAATGGTCCTTTTCCGAGTTATGTTGAGAGGCTTCAAAGATTAACTCATCTTGACCTTAGTTCCAATCAACTGAGTGGCTCAGTTCCAACATCCTTGGGGAAATTGTCTGCATTAGAGTTCTTAAGTCTATCTTCGAACTACTTGGTCGGAGACATCACAGAAGCACACTTTGTCAATCTCACAAATTTAATTAACATGGATATATCTGACAACAACTTGTCAGTCAAAGTGAGCCAAGATTGGCTTCCTTCATTTCAAGCAGAAGTAATTCTAATGGGCTCTTGCAACTTGGGACCCAGATTTCCTCCATGGTTGTGGAACCAAACCAGTTTATATGCCCTAAAGCTATCGGATAATGGAATATCAGATGCCTTTCCTGATTGGTTTTGGAACTTGTGCACATCGTActtggagctagatgtttctCACAATCATATGAGAGGGATGTTGCCACGCTCTTTAGAATGCTTCAAGGATTTAGCTTTTTTTAATTTGAGTTACAACAACTTTGAAGGCTTCATACCAAGAATGCAATCTTTAATTTTGGACCTTTCTTACAATTCATTCTCTGGACCAATTCCTGAAAGCAAATTTGGTGGGTTTCTGCTTCTCTATATGTCTTTGTCCAATAACAGATTGAATGGCAGCATTCCAACTTCCATTTGTACAAATGGAAACTTGCTAGTTGTGGACCTTGCTAATAATGATTTATCTGGCGCAATCCCAGATTGTTGGAGTAATACATCAAGAGCAGAGATCATTGACATCTCCAACAACAATTTATCTGGCAGCATCCCCAAAACATTTGGGCTTTTAGCCAGACTACAATCACTGCACATGAATAATAATAGTTTATCTGGTACAATTCCCTCAACTTTACAACACTGCAATCAACTTGTAGTTATTGACTTGAGTTCGAATAAATTGTCTGGAGCTATACCTAATTGGTTTGGAAGGAGACTATCAACATTGCGAGTTCTTTCTCTTAGGGTAAATAATTTCACTGGTGCAATTCCACCACAGCTCTCTCTGAACCCATCCCTCCAAGTGCTAGACCTGGCTCACAATAATCTTTTTGGCTCTTTGCCTTCAAGTTTGGGCTTGTTTGGCTCCATGATGGCAAGACAGAACAAAAGTAAATCTTCTCCATTATATGATGGTCATTTTTATTACAAAGAGAGTCTTATTATAACTGCTAAGGATTCAGAACTCCAGTTCACCACTTTGCTTTCAATTGTCACCAGCATTGATCTCTCAAACAATAATATCTCAGGTGACATTCCTAGAGAGATCGCAAACCTCCAAGGCCTTCACTTCCTCAACTTGTCTTCAAATTATTTATCAGGAAGCATACCAGATGAGATTGGTCACATGGTTCAACTAGAATCACTTGATCTTTCAAAGAATAACTTATCGGGTAGAATTCCTTTAAACATCTCTACTTTAAATTTTCTAAGCATCCTAAACTTGTCTTACAACAATCTTATTGGGAAAATACCAACGGGCAATCAGCTACAAaccttcaccaacttgtcctacaTCGGCAACCCTGAGCTTTGTGGGGAGCCACTCCAAACCAGATGCCCAGGTGACAACCCAACCATTGATGATGGAGTGATTGATGAAGAGGACATGCACAAAGATGATGAGCATGGAGGAATTTGGTATTTCATTGGGTTTGCTCCTGGATTTGTGTTTGGCTTCTGGGGATTCATGGGTGCAATTATGATCAAGAGGAGCACAAGAATAAAATACATCATATTCATTGATAGGATTTGTAGTTGGTTTATGTAA